One part of the Dermacentor andersoni chromosome 2, qqDerAnde1_hic_scaffold, whole genome shotgun sequence genome encodes these proteins:
- the LOC140216036 gene encoding uncharacterized protein: MSDTDEELLVTVNTIILLCALLVRRRRARNRTRRFWVRPVWRYRDTEGQARTLLPRLRARDEGYFRDYLRMPPSVFDTLLSLVRPLIERQATPFRDPISAHDRLSMTIRFLANGDTFRSLSYNFLTGRSTACEIVRQTTSALWDVLQSTYLRFPATSQEWLKVCLCYFHIAADMEEFWHFPNCIGSIDGKHVHIQCPDNSGSMNLNYKKRFSVALLAVCDAHYKFTYVDIGHYGGEGDSGIFQRSPLLEMLEKGLLGIPQPRSIGSIGPIPYHMVGDEAFPLKPFMMRPYPRRELQKFRNDPAQRQEYLKRATFNYRLSRARRLIEDAFGIMSSRWRILRRPFRASEETTQNIVKSCVVLLNFLLSSPQSRSAYSPPGFTDHEDWEGNIVEGSWRAGSDSLPGMGDLITMSGYHSARTAMDMRNHLATYFMNEGRVPWQERIVTRAGIQEK; encoded by the exons ATGTCGGATACGGACGAGGAGCTACTCGTGACTGTGAACACTATAATACTTCTTTGTGCTTTACTTGTGCGACGCCGACGTGCCAGAAATCGGACGAGAAGGTTTTGGGTGCGCCCTGTATGGCGGTACAGGGACACCGAGGGCCAGGCGCGTACTCTGCTTCCCCGCCTGCGCGCGAGAGACGAAGGATATTTCAGAGA CTACCTGCGAATGCCGCCGAGTGTCTTCGACACTTTGCTCAGTCTCGTGCGGCCCCTGATTGAGCGGCAGGCGACACCGTTCCGGGATCCCATTTCTGCTCATGATCGACTATCAATGACGATACG GTTCCTTGCGAACGGAGACACCTTCAGGAGCTTATCGTACAATTTTCTAACAGGGAGGTCAACGGCATGTGAAATTGTCAGACAAACAACTTCCGCCCTTTGGGACGTTCTTCAGTCAACCTATTTAAGGTTTCCGGCAACTTCTCAGGAGTGGCTAAAG GTTTGCCTTTGCTATTTTCATATCGCTGCAGACATGGAAGAATTTTGGCACTTTCCCAATTGCATAGGAAGCATCGACGGTAAACATGTGCACATCCAATGCCCAGACAACTCAGGATCGATGAATTTAAATTATAAGAAAAGATTCAGTGTGGCCCTCCTAGCTGTGTGTGATGCACATTACAA GTTCACCTACGTAGACATTGGCCATTACGGCGGTGAAGGTGACAGCGGGATCTTTCAGCGATCACCTCTGctggaaatgctggaaaagggtttGCTGGGCATTCCTCAGCCTAGGAGCATTGGCTCAATAGGTCCCATTCCATACCACATGGTTGGCGATGAAGCTTTTCCGCTGAAGCCATTCATGATGAGGCCCTATCCAAGACGAG AGCTGCAGAAGTTCAGGAATGACCCAGCTCAGCGGCAAGAGTACCTGAAAAGGGCAACATTCAACTATCGCTTGAGCCGAGCAAGACGGTTGATTGAAGATGCCTTTGGAATCATGTCAAGCAGATGGAGAATTTTGCGGCGACCATTTCGGGCATCGGAGGAAACGACACAAAATATTGTGAAGTCATGTGTTGTATTGCTCAACTTCCTGCTGAGTTCGCCGCAATCGCGATCTGCATACAGTCCACCGGGTTTCACTGATCATGAGGACTGGGAAGGCAACATTGTAGAAGGATCCTGGAGAGCTGGCAGTGACAGTCTGCCGGGCATGGGGGACCTCATCACTATGTCTGGTTATCATTCAGCAAG GACAGCTATGGATATGCGCAACCACTTGGCAACCTACTTCATGAATGAAGGACGAGTGCCATGGCAGGAGAGGATAGTGACCCGCGCGGGAATACAG GAAAAATGA
- the LOC126539759 gene encoding uncharacterized protein, which produces MVNSDDEESCGLLSPTPTEAAASSGSNSGTNRAQPPAQPSQVRLSSAPQSRKRRKNDTFEEAVQEALGSCSSTLSRIESTRKLGVPRTESPPDECQQAANWMATKLRKFPARKGSEILFKIHSLIFEAEMELPE; this is translated from the exons ATGGTCAATTCAGATGATGAAGAGAGCTGTGG CTTGCTCAGTCCAACCCCGACTGAGGCTGCAGCATCTTCCGG GTCCAACAGTGGCACAAACAGAGCCCAGCCGCCAGCGCAGCCTTCCCAAGTGCGACTTTCCTCGGCACCACAGTCTCG taaaagaagaaagaatgacaCGTTTGAAGAAgctgtacaggaagcactggGTAGCTGCAGCAGCACACTGAGCAGGATTGAGAGTACTAGGAAGCTTGGAGTACCTAGGACCGAAAGCCCACCAGACGAATGCCAGCAGGCGGCCAACTGGATGGCCACAAAGCTGCGAAAGTTTCCGGCAAGGAAAGGCTCAGAGATACTATTTAAGATCCATTCACTTATTTTTGAGGCCGAAATGGAGCTGCCCGAATGA